One window of the Candidatus Binatia bacterium genome contains the following:
- a CDS encoding nitronate monooxygenase encodes MADGRGFLAAMALGAEGISVGTRFACTPESSSHPLYKEAVVAAGDAGTVLFAKRIAPVRAIKNPWVERVRQAEAQGASRGALEEVYGRSHSRRGILEGDVDEGELEAGQSSGLIRDVIPAAQVVRRFVEEFEQALSRVRSVGS; translated from the coding sequence ATCGCCGACGGCCGCGGGTTCTTGGCCGCCATGGCCTTAGGGGCGGAGGGCATCTCCGTGGGCACACGCTTTGCATGTACCCCAGAGTCGTCTTCCCACCCCCTTTATAAGGAAGCGGTTGTCGCCGCCGGCGACGCCGGGACCGTGCTCTTTGCAAAGCGCATCGCGCCAGTTCGCGCGATCAAGAACCCCTGGGTCGAGCGGGTCCGCCAGGCCGAGGCTCAGGGGGCGTCGCGAGGGGCGCTGGAGGAGGTCTACGGCCGATCCCATTCGCGCCGGGGCATCCTCGAAGGGGACGTGGACGAGGGCGAGCTGGAGGCCGGTCAGTCGAGCGGATTGATTCGCGACGTGATCCCGGCCGCCCAGGTCGTGCGGCGGTTCGTCGAGGAGTTCGAGCAGGCCCTGTCCCGAGTGCGGAGCGTCGGATCATGA
- a CDS encoding inositol monophosphatase family protein — MSGPFYERELAAAVAIAHEAGALLKENFGREQVIDYKGRINLVTEMDRASERLIISKLNAAFPADDILAEEGGGERRGSERLWIVDPLDGTTNYAHEYPVWSVSIALQEAGYLKVGVVYNPLLDDTYAARRSGGTTLNGKPRRVTECDDLSKAMLGTGFSYDLSGDFESNNIGPFSRFLLKAQAVRRAGSAALAIAKVGVGRSDGFWEGGLQPWDMAAGMLIVEEGGGKTSNYEGGPAEVTARKLVATNGRIHDAMLSVLASRVASAEPRS; from the coding sequence ATGAGCGGCCCTTTCTATGAACGAGAGCTCGCGGCCGCGGTGGCCATAGCGCACGAGGCCGGCGCGCTGCTCAAGGAGAACTTTGGCCGCGAGCAGGTGATCGACTACAAGGGCCGCATCAATCTCGTCACCGAGATGGACCGCGCCTCCGAGCGCCTGATCATCTCCAAGCTGAACGCAGCCTTTCCCGCAGACGACATCCTGGCCGAAGAGGGAGGCGGCGAGCGCCGCGGGTCCGAGCGGCTCTGGATCGTCGATCCCCTCGACGGCACCACCAACTACGCCCACGAATATCCCGTCTGGTCCGTCTCGATTGCGCTTCAGGAAGCCGGCTATCTGAAAGTCGGCGTCGTCTACAACCCGCTCCTTGATGACACCTACGCCGCGCGCCGAAGCGGGGGGACCACCCTGAACGGCAAGCCCCGGCGCGTCACGGAATGCGACGATCTCAGCAAGGCCATGCTCGGAACCGGCTTCTCCTACGACCTGAGCGGCGATTTCGAATCGAACAACATCGGCCCGTTCTCCCGCTTCCTGTTGAAGGCCCAAGCCGTGCGCCGTGCGGGTTCCGCGGCGCTAGCGATCGCCAAGGTCGGGGTCGGTCGAAGCGACGGCTTCTGGGAGGGCGGTCTCCAACCTTGGGACATGGCGGCGGGGATGCTGATCGTGGAGGAGGGCGGCGGGAAGACGTCGAATTACGAGGGCGGCCCTGCCGAGGTCACCGCCCGGAAGCTGGTTGCGACGAATGGAAGGATCCACGACGCGATGCTTTCGGTCCTTGCCAGTCGCGTCGCTTCAGCGGAGCCCCGCTCCTGA
- a CDS encoding YciI family protein produces MSPTDPLHPGRPTEEGQPPPAWAMRTYILALLYRGPNQPQEDAERDELFRSHMTNSARMYEAGKLLIAGPFMDKTDLRGIWIFDSDSIEECQNLVAGDRAVTNGMFRVEYHPWYSARGITIARPDVADIPPTTAR; encoded by the coding sequence CCCGACCGAAGAGGGCCAGCCGCCCCCCGCGTGGGCGATGCGAACCTACATTTTGGCGCTCTTGTACCGCGGGCCGAACCAACCCCAGGAGGACGCCGAGCGCGACGAGCTGTTCCGGAGCCACATGACCAACAGCGCCCGGATGTACGAGGCCGGAAAGCTCCTGATCGCCGGCCCCTTCATGGACAAGACCGACCTGCGCGGCATCTGGATCTTCGATTCGGATTCGATCGAGGAGTGCCAGAACCTGGTGGCCGGCGACCGCGCGGTCACGAACGGCATGTTCCGCGTGGAGTACCACCCTTGGTACTCGGCCAGGGGGATCACGATCGCGCGCCCCGATGTGGCGGATATTCCCCCGACCACAGCGCGCTGA